A region from the Gossypium hirsutum isolate 1008001.06 chromosome A08, Gossypium_hirsutum_v2.1, whole genome shotgun sequence genome encodes:
- the LOC107926227 gene encoding uncharacterized protein, which yields MKKSGAAEKRKARRSSASVQNVGRDPSSDTPPRKQAAKQDVYQLFAEKVRDHKDLESRWAVLQETRVEYFRGKDFVSFMKNHPELKEILESDRDLETEDIANNLLQKNLLVRCDRVVKTVRPGKKKLSTWPAHLEIFPERVFSENDAFFAWTFVKRRPLWQTLLSFFWPILTLAICLFPVYPHRCKLLILYSCAGLLLLILSLLLLRAAIFGAAWIVLGKRIWFFPNILAEEATLRELFRFLPKKDEEERPKWTARLFYAIVAVLVILLLRHHAPDEAARARYQKRMSNIIDDVLEWSPSLALSGMMEKQPVVNATEDNNKFSNESKVNSETVTPPDETENPDETDQHQTNNTI from the exons atgaagaaaTCAGGAGCAGCAGAGAAGAGGAAAGCTCGAAGATCTTCGGCGTCCGTACAAAATGTTGGCAGAGATCCCAGCTCCGACACTCCTCCTAGG AAACAAGCTGCCAAGCAGGATGTATATCAATTGTTTGCTGAGAAAGTTAGAGACCATAAAGATTTGGAGTCTAGATGGGCTGTCTTGCAAGAAACTCGTGTTGAATATTTTAGGGGGAAGGATTTTGTAAGCTTTATGAAAAATCATCCTGAGCTTAAAGAAATACTGGAATCAGATAGAGATCTTGAAACTGAAGATATTGCCAATAATTTGTTACAAAAAAATCTTTTGGTGCGGTGTGACCGTGTGGTGAAAACTGTTCGTCCGGGGAAGAAAAAGTTGTCTACCTGGCCTGCACATTTAGAAATCTTTCCT GAGCGAGTGTTCTCTGAAAATGATGCCTTTTTTGCATGGACGTTTGTGAAACGAAGGCCATTATGGCAGACACTTCTCTCATTTTTCTGGCCCATATTGACTCTTGCAATCTGCTTGTTTCCTGTATATCCACATCGATGCAAATTACTAATACTCTACTCATGCGCGGGACTTCTTCTACTTATTCTCTCCTTGCTTTTAT TGAGAGCTGCAATATTTGGTGCTGCATGGATCGTCCTGGGAAAGCGTATTTGGTTCTTCCCTAACATCCTTGCTGAGGAAGCAACGCTGCGAGAATTGTTCCGGTTTTTGCCcaaaaaagatgaagaagaacGTCCAAAATGGACAGCAAGACTGTTTTATGCAATTGTGGCTGTCTTGGTTATATTGCTGCTGAGGCATCATGCTCCTGATGAGGCTGCTAGAGCAAG GTATCAAAAACGGATGTCGAACATAATCGACGACGTCCTCGAATGGTCTCCGAGCCTAGCTCTCTCCGGGATGATGGAGAAACAACCAGTAGTTAATGCCACAGAAGATAACaacaaattttcaaatgaaagtAAGGTAAACTCTGAAACTGTAACCCCCCCAGATGAAACTGAAAATCCCGACGAAACCGATCAACATCAGACCAATAATACCATATGA
- the LOC121204855 gene encoding uncharacterized protein, protein MGFKIFVVAMMVGSIAAAQISLASTVPAFLWAPGFSSVESKESVNYQIKSPKDLANSVLSQGGWSDLLCSERKNERPVDLAVVFVGRELHSSDVAGNKHADPALLNLLKDSFTKSNFSMAFPYVATSEEETMENLLVSSFKEACAHGLGVANVAILESCSIEGGDFQKLANLHSVHDHLVKRMEKRTKGETDLVVLCHGGFQSLKELDQPFPESEILTEVMSSVEQSGAKYAALYVSDPFKSIHYPGYRELERFLADDTAKNGSASPKVCDEVCQLKSSLLEGVLVGIVLLLILVSGLCCMMGIDTPTRFEAPQEN, encoded by the exons ATGGGTTTCAAGATATTTGTGGTGGCGATGATGGTGGGTTCCATCGCAGCGGCTCAGATTTCATTAGCATCCACCGTGCCTGCTTTTCTATGGGCTCCTGG TTTCTCTAGCGTTGAATCGAAGGAATCTGTAAATTATCAGATCAAGTCTCCAAAGGATCTAGCTAACTCTGTTCTCTCTCAAGGGGGATGGTCTGACTTACTG TGCTCCGAGAGGAAAAATGAGCGCCCTGTTGATCTCGCCGTTGTTTTTGTTGGTAGAGAG TTGCACTCTTCAGATGTTGCAGGGAACAAACATGCAGATCCGGCTCTTTTGAACTTGCTTAAG GACTCTTTTACCAAGTCCAACTTCTCAATGGCATTTCCATATGTAGCTACTTCTGAGGAGGAAACAATGGAGAATTTGTTGGTTTCAAGTTTTAAGGAAGCCTGTGCCCACGGTTTGGGAGTTGCTAATGTTGCAATTTTGGAATCGTGCTCTATAGAGGGTGGAGATTTCCAGAAACTTGCAAACTTGCATTCAGTCCAT GATCATCTAGTTAAAAGGATGGAAAAGAGAACAAAGGGGGAGACTGATCTGGTTGTCCTATGCCATGGAGGCTTTCAGTCTCTGAAAGAGCTTGACCAACCATTCCCAGAGA GTGAGATTTTGACTGAAGTCATGAGTTCTGTGGAGCAATCTGGGGCAAAATATGCAGCCCTTTATGTTTCTGACCCTTTTAAGTCCATCCACTATCCCGGTTATAGAGAGCTTGAAAGGTTTCTTGCTGATGATACTGCAAAGAATGGTTCAGCCAGTCCCAAAGTCTGCGATGAGGTTTGCCAGCTAAAATCATCACTCCTTGAGGGAGTTTTAGTT GGAATTGTGTTGCTTTTAATCTTAGTATCAGGCCTTTGCTGCATGATGGGCATTGATACTCCAACAAGATTCGAGGCACCCCAAGAAAATTGA